The Apostichopus japonicus isolate 1M-3 chromosome 20, ASM3797524v1, whole genome shotgun sequence nucleotide sequence TGTTGTTGTAAACAGGGGATGACATTGATGTTTGTATCACAAAACCGCGCCACGACACCTTTTGTTCATCGCATCACAGGGATATTCGTGTGACTGAAATTCATTGTTTAGCAAACTTGCTGGACATTTGCCTTCAAATCGGCTCAATTTTTACGTCTTGATAACAATTTATATCGTAGAGATtcaattgttttgtaattagGGGATTTTTGTTATGAATTTGTATTGCTACAGCAGATTTTAATGATGTTATCATATGTCAATTGAactgaaaatgtctttcttttccAATATGTAAGTCATGCATGCACTTATCCTCTACGGATTGAAGGAACATTCTCACAGACTAGTGAAAAAATTTCTAAATGAAATTAACAATATCAACGAAACCAACATTCCAAATGTAGGAAAATTGTAGCGCCAATATCAACACAAGTTTTGAGAGGCAAATAAATCTTTTGAAGAACGTCTGCAATGATGAAATCACAGACCTTCCTTCTGATATGATCCACTTCTAACTTGTTCTTATATAGTTTGTAACATTGTATGCCACTGTTGTGATATTACATTCGGTAAACATTATAGAAACCAACTCTCCCGATCAAGCCCATGATATGTTACTACTTTTGTCATAGTTTCGTCACAGTAGTTTAAGGTATACTGGATCATGGAAGCTACCAATCGGTCACAAATCGATACCGGTTACCGTTCGTGACATATGCCTAAtctgataaatttgtaatacGCATGTGGAACAGACGGCGCTTCTCACTGATCTGCATTTGCGAAAGATCATTCTACTGAGATGGAAAATTTTGTACAATTTAGCAAGCGGAAAATGATTTTCCTTCTCTTCCCTAGAAAATAATGTAATTTCACAGACAAATTTGCAATAAAGTTTGCTGGAATTGTAGGGCTGGTATGCGGACACTTGACACGTGATTGCAATACTCTAGAAGAGAGTTATTGGGAAGggcgggagggggaggggacgggGAATGCTCCCTTCCACCTTGCCACTTAGTACACAACGatgcttttaatattttatttgactgATGCACTACCTGACATAGCCCTTTACCCTTTGTTCCATACGTGATAATGCAACTGCAGGATACAATTAATTCACACTTTTTGACATTTcattaatcccccccccctcttgacTGGAACTGTGTGGTGGTTGCAGCTGTTACTTCAAAATGATGTATTTTTAGGTCAAACCACATCTtcattgtattttgtataatgcTAAGATGTGATAAATTTGTCTTATTTTGTATATGCATCTGACAACAGCAGGGTGAAAGAAACATCAGATAAATTTATATGAAAGTCTCCTAACTTTCCTTTACAAtatattgttacgttggaatgcgagaggtctcgataactaatttttaacgcgacacaagcctgggttcgtttccgtaaggaacacagacaaattgacgagtctagagaatttaaatgagaacgtaaactaacttgaacaatggagtttgatccaacaacaacaagtggtaattacaaatatatagaaaattactcacaaacttaacaagataggatacactttaaaacacgctggtctcttccaacggcgatatccctcagcggccacgaccttgatgacgacgattctcggtccgttgtaccgcgaaattcactggtcctcgacgaagtttctcgcgatcccagaaacagcagtcacctacttaccggcgatgctccaaaatagaagacggacttccagccacaatagagtgaagcacaagttgaacttctcgccgactaaatattaccagagtcagtccaaaatcagctttatagccaccaactcctggcgtagcgaacttcctcaacggagacagaaattcttcaccttctccgaaataaacactggaaaactgtactttcacagcaaagtcctcttcaaacttctgaatggaagtgtagaatcaatcttggtatcgatatctcaatccctcagaaactactggtagttgagcactgacgatatatagtagaatggtataatatgtgtcgtcgcttgtattcgttcagaaactgagaaactctccgatctgggcgggtttttatacgatccgccatgtcaagaatcatctagatctttctcgatacacttgacccagtttctctattcttggaagtcctttgcatatctcgcgaatattccagagaatccacgaagatgcatgcgtgcacagcttacacgcgatttcacgtaaaccgacgttaacccgagaccagcgtgtcatcataaggaatataccagaacaatcgtgtattataacattctgacacggtaacccgacctaatttctcaaataatgattgtcacgtaggcaatttttcaaatactttctatataatatatcattaggttcctcactagcagtgactagcgttaggctacaatgggccctcgtaacaatatCAATAATCCACAAAGAACAAAAAGCAGAAACCTTTAACAGCTAAgcaacatattaaatatatcaaCGAGAAAATGATAAAACTCATGGAGTAAATCCACCCTAAAATAGCACAGTCCATCTTCTTAAGTCCCCTTCCTGGAGAAAGATAGTGTATGACTATAGCCAGCCAAAGTAGGTTATATACAATCACACACATTTCGAATTATAGGAACAATGTATTAAGGAGGTGTTCTTAATTAACAGCGTAGAATAGTTTTCTCTTCAATGTTAGTAGTAAATTTGTCTGCCAACGGAGGTTTtaattattctttcttttccagTACCGTACCGTACTTGACTACTGTACTAGTGATTATGAATGCCATTTTGCATGTGATTCTCTGTCATCGGTCAAATGTTCTTGTCACCCAGCTTGTGAATTATTCCAAGATTGTTGTTACAATACTATCGAAAAaagtatttactttttttttttttaaatatagtcAACATTTCTACGATTAAATATCGGAATGGAATAAGAAATGAATTACGCTGCAAAACAACATAAGAAAGATTTAGAAATTTCTTCTCCTGTGAAAACAATCAGTTTCCTGTCATATGTCAAACATCAGTATACATCGCCATCAGTTTTTGTACCAAAACAAATTATGGATATGTCAGAAAACTTATAACAAGAAGGCAATTCACGGATTTGCATATCTCATTGCCAGCAAACACTGATTTCAATTGAACATGTTTAATATTAGCTATGCAATCTGGCAATCGGAGGAAATTACTACTTGACATTTGCATTATTGTCAACGTAAGTATTCTGTTAGAAGTGAGGTTTTATAgttattctttcttttccattCACGTTACAGCAACTTTATGGACTCGGTACTGCCCTAGAGATTATGAATGTAGTTCTTTATGTGGTCCTCTGACATCGGTCAAATGTTCTTGTCACCCAGCTTGTGAATTATTCCAAGATTGTTGTTACAATACTATCGAAAAAAGTCATCGCTGTTCCAATGATACCGACACCGAAATATTTTTGTCTGAAGTTCTTCCCGAGATGAGAGATTACTTTCAGTGTGCTACGGATGTCATATCACAGAAGAAATACTGGATGGTGTCTAAATGTCCAGATACATGGACGGGGCCTAACGAATGTGACATCACAGGCGACGACATAGATATCACCGTGGGTAGATTGGAagataatttatctggtattcCAGTTTTATCAAGGAAAGGACTAACCTACAGAAATTTTTACTGTGCTCTCTGTCATGGAGAGGATTTATCCGACCTTTCACCTTGGTCATTCGAGGCTCAAGATTGCGAAGACAGTGATATTTTTGAAACAGCTACGAACCTGACCGTTAAAGATCAAATCTTTCTACTGAGAGGTCACTGTCAAAGCTTGTCCTTCCTTCCACCTTCAGATCATCCATTTTACGTGTTATCTGTAATACCTTGTTTTAAAGTTACCGATGACGTTATCGATACATGTGACGACAACACAACTAGCGAGGATATCAGACACAAATGTTCGACCATAGCAGCTCCCATTTTGATTGGAAGGTACTTCAAAAATACCTTCTGTGTTGAATGTTCTTCtcgtaaatatattttttcagaGTATTGTACAGATGTAATTTACCACAGAGAAGATATTCCGCCCGTTTTCGTGGCGCCGTGTCCCATACACATTGAAACCGGTGAAAGCATATGTCCAACACCTGaacctcccccaccacccctcgTACCAATTTCTATAACCTTTAATTTTGGTGGTAATTCTGGTGGTATATCAATTTCAAAAAACAATGAAAGGATCCAAGAAATATCTGTGACTTGTAACGTTGGACAGGTTTTTGATCCTCTCGAGGCTAAGTGCAAACTATTAAAATGTCCTAGTGGTTATGTCTTGAGAAGTTCACGATGCGTACAACTGCCAAATATTACTATAAATTCGTCAGAAGAATGTAATCACTATTCTATACATATGAAAGCTGACAACGTGAACTTTATCAACAATTCTTGTTTGGAGAACATGGAAACAACTTTTAATTGCCTGCCAGCGGATTTGGTATTACTTTTACAAGCAAACATGGAACATTACAATACATCGTGCAGAATGACGAGCCAAGTACAGGTTGTTTTAGAAGTTGTTACGACTTCTTTAGAAATAATTGGAAGTCTCTTGGCAAAAGCTGGCAGTATATCTTTGCAAAATTCAGATGCATGCAAAAGTTTGAACATTGTGGAGCTTTTGGCGTACTGTCCATCCAAAGTGGAGGACCCGACCCTACATTGTGATTCGGAATGGTACAGTGAACCCCAGTGGAGTACATCTGGTAATATTACTGCTGGaattattttccaaaattcatcgGAAACTACTGACGTATCTCAAATAAAGATTCgacatttatttcaattttcatcaACACATGGTAACATCTCATCAGAGGACATTTTAGTACAAAGATGCGTATTTAACTCTAGTGAAGTATCATCATGCCCGATGATTACACTCGATTCAAACGACTTTCTCCCTTTGGAAAACGAGTCCAGTGTTTTAGTATATGCGGCGAATATATCGATTCAATTTACTCCAGATATGTATACAATACAACAAAATGGTGACATACAGGTGTGTAACTTTTTGGAAGCCTCTGGCACCGTTGTGACTTATAGGTTTTTGCCTCAATATTCCCAAACACAAAGTATCCTGAGCACGGTTGGTATTTCTCTTTCGGTGATTGCACTGCTTTTAACATTGATCAGCTACTCCGTATTTCCTACATTAAGAACCAGACTAGCAAACATTATAATCATGAACCTTTGTGGTTGCCTTGTAGTGGCTCAGTTACTACTTATCTTCGCGGGTATTTCTACACTTCATCGTACCTTATGCTCAGTAATATCTGGTCTTGGACATTTCTTTTGGCTGACTGCCTTCTCGTCTAGCTCAATATTAGGTTTTCTTATGAATCAGACTTTCAGTCtcagaaaccaaacattaaGAGGTGTAAAACCTTCCAGAAAATCAATATGTCTTTTCATACTACTGTGCTTTGTTTTGCCAAGTATCATCAGTGGGACATTACTgattctttactctgtggatgAAGATGGCATTTACGGAATAGGGTATGGTTCTAAGTCAGGATGCTGGATTGGTGGACCAAAGATTAACTTGTATGCCTTTGGTATTCCGGTCGCAGTGAGTGTTGTCATAAATATGATACTCTTCATACACATAACCGTCTCCATTTGTATTCAAAAGAGAAGTAGTCGGAGAATCAGAAAGACCAAGGAGGAAAGCCACTTACGTGAATTGGTGATTTATTCAAAGGTGAGAAGTTTGGCAGATTTCTTTACCCCCTTCTTCTCATAATGTGGCAATGACATCCAATAACTACCTCAGCAGGATacgtttgaatatatatatatatataatacaaccacaattaaacattaaaaacgCTGTTATGTGGATATTATTTCGAGAAACCGAGTTCATATGTCTTATGCTCATAGTGCCTGTAAATTAGTTTGAACAGTGTGAGAGATACCGCtggcttgttttttttttaatttagtgtCTACTGATGTCAATGATAACGACTCACGGGCAATCAAACTAGAATTACACCAAACTTTCAAAACCTTACAGTTCAGGAAATTACAAGAGATTCCTTCCAAGTTTGTTTAAATTACAGAGCTCATGCACAAGTGACTAAACATATAATTGCTGAATAGTAACGATGTGATTTTTGAAAGCATTATCCTTACAACTACCTGACTTTAAATAGAAACGAAAACCCCAAACAAacccacaaacaaacaaacgcaTGACCCAAAAGAATTTTGAAATGCCATACATCTAGGAAAACAGGCATCGATTGCATAatttacttttttgttttgaattgcATATAAACAATTCAATTATGCCAAGATGGTCACTATTTGAAGCTCATAGGCTATTATTAATTCATTAAATAtgctttgattttatttttgattCTTCAGATCTTCATAATCCTAGGGTTAACCTGGGTCACTGGCTTTGTTGCTGCGTTGTTTGATGAACCGTGGCTATGGTATCTCTTTATCATATTCACGTCATTGCAAGgactttttatttttcttgccTTCACTGTCAAATCCGAAATTTGGGGGATGTGGAGGAATCGGCTGGGCATGTCTTCTGACTCGTACATTTCATCTTCACAAGGTGTGTATTATCAACCTGGAAAAGGAAGACAGACATCTGGATTAACGGCCACATCAACAGTGTAGCACCTGTCACCTGTACTATGCCTGTACTATATTACCTGTACATTGCGTGTGAATCGGtgcttgtgtatatatatatctatatctatatatatataaatatatatatatatatatatatatatatatatagatatacagatatatatatatatatagatatatatagatatatagatatatatatatagatagatatatatatatatatatatatatatatatatatataggaacataggcgtaggagcctcatttgatttggggggggggggctgtaacgacttgcccgaaaaatataaccaaaatttttcgcgcgcagaGTGGGcattccacatgttaatgtgcatatcatataggcattcatcggttattacatcacatgccaataacataaaatcattttccgtcttattacccttccatattggttataattattggggaagtcgttacaacaataatgataattataataataatataagtttaaccattgaaaattcttcttctttcactaggtgccagtggcggagctaggggtagtggtcagggggggggggggggagaatggtctgtaggggcgctttcgacactatctaagcggagcgccaccacaggttggcgcggagcgtacagaaattttttgagtaaagatactccctagatcgccggaaatgaccctttccgggccttgctaatttgcagataaacgaagactaaataggtgtcattgccatttgtcagaaaagtgcaccaacaaaatgtgacaaatatcaataggtatttgagagcgcaataaaagtcaataatcgcgaataagtaaaaagtggtaaaaagctgataagggcgccagcagtccatttgagtccgtcaggggggcatccgccctctctgactgtatggatgctccgccactggtaggtgcccgaaaaattctcagcatattgcccaaattccccccccccccccaaaaaaaaaaaaaaaaattgaaaaacacactgcaaattattattctttcagtaggtgcccgaaaaaattctcagcatattgcccgaattttcaccaaaaaaattgaaaaacactttgcaaattattattctttcagttggtgctcgaaaaattctcagcatattgctcgaattttcacccaaaaattgaaaacacattgcaaattattattctttcagtagatgcccgaaaaattctcagcatattgccgaattttcaccccccccaaaaatgtaaaacacactgcaaattattctttttccagtaggtgcccgaaaaattcttagcatactgcccgaattttcacaacaaagtttggttgggggggggggctgcagccccccagccccccagccccccagcccccccgcctcctacgcctatgtataggaataacggaaaaactgttaaacaactaagCTGAGCTATTGCAGAgctttgctcgaaagctctgcaaaaaccaaacattggctgttttacttccaatcattTACCtagtttaattattgtatctcactcgagatccagcctttcccTAAATGCAGCATAGCTGTTCAACCGTTTTTCTGTTATTTCTATCTATATCTTTCACTGTTTGTATCTAATTGATCCAACAAGACGGAGAGCacctttgaaactttgaaaacgcTTCGACGCCTTTCCGAAAAGCGGGTTAGGTATCGGCATCACCTTTCCAACTACAGACTATACCGTAAACACAAAACGGTACCAAAAGGACTTAAAATCAAGGTCCGTGCTGGTTTACCACTTTCTGATAGCGACAGCTTTGCCAATTGGAGAGGAATCCTTAAGAATGCTTCGCTTGAATTAATGGCTGTGCAAATAAGTATTTGTCGCAAAACCATTCACGAACTTAGCCAGCAAATTGATTCTAAAaccagaaaactgcaaaaagaACTCCCTCAGAACGAGTTCGAAAGAAAGCTTGACGCCATCTCCAACATATGCTTGAACCTCTCACATACCCTAGCTTCAAGACAATTTCACAAATTGAAGAGGGATAATGTCACCCAAAGAGAGGTAGTTAAGTCTTCTGGTGAAACCCAACTTGAAACCTCAAAAAGAACCAGGTCTCGCACATTCCGTCGCAAAGAGATACAGACCTGATGCAACACCACCAAAAGTGCAGTTGTTACCATTGAGTGCCAACTCTCGGTAGGAGAAACGAACTTACTCTCCAAAGGTCTAAATTTTTGCCCTAAACCACGGCAAGTTAACGCtcagaaactttctcttgacctaaatATATTCTATCGACGCTTACGTCTCCGTGAATTTTTTGCCgacgaaaatggcaataacaccacgCAACAAACCAACGACTTGCATTCCAATTTTCAGCCAAAAAGCTCGTGAAATCCGCCCAAGGCCCATTGTGCAcctcttgaatcatttatttcggCAATTGAAGAGGATGTAAAAACACAGACCTCTGCCCCAGACTTTCGtgacaatctcaacaaaactgagagacaggcTATCCATGAACTCCGGAAgcgcgatgacattgtcatcaagccagccgacaagggttctgcaattgtcgctatgggcaaacaattctacagagaggaagccaactgactactcggcaaccctcaacactacaTACTCCTGGATTCTGATcctactcaagaaatcacacagtctctaacggttccattgaccgcaagttatGCCAAAACCTCCTTgaaaacgacccaaaacctggtagcctaaaattcacaaagaaggcaatcccgggacgcccataatatcgggtaatggtacagcgactgaaaaaaatccaaattcgtggatcttctcatccaacctcttgtttcggccctaccgtttctggacatggcgttcacttcctggacaccactgtgaccctacacaaaaaaaaaaatctgggaacttaacctaaagaccacggcaccattccgtttaaacatcagaaacgatttgccgtcccagataaaccaaaacaattcctttgcaattacgacggaatcggattaaaataatccgaatttctaaaacttctgctcaattcagcagaaatcagtaagtcgcattgacaaccatgccgacaatcttctctataaaatagtttcaattcctgctactccttgtcactttccatgatcatgcactgaagaagagctagttttgctcgaaagctctgcaaaaaccaaacatcggctgttttacttccaattacttacctaatttaattattgtatctcactcgagatccagcctttctctaaatgcagcatagttgttcaacagtttatatatatatatatatatatatatatatatttatatatatatatatatatatatattattagagaaaaccagagaaataagatatgactcataattgacaaataaggagtaagttttagaaaatatattggaattttcggtccccctgggaccttcgtcagcaatacttggcagtcgaatgagaagtacaaaatgtgacacaatgaaagtatgacgctagataagtgtaagttgcaatgatggaattaaaaccaaataaaccatgactatacaggaagcgaattaaggagcaaagaacggattacatatgcttgtagaactggtagttgttaaggggtcccaagtctttgttgaggccggtgatgtgagacttaatacgaaagatccaatcgatttctttacgtttacgttcagtagttgatttgaagttcgaggcaattaaaatacattttaggttttttagagaatgaccatgaagattgaaatgttcggacactgggaatcctgcaaaattatcacgaatagattttttgtgattattaaaacgtaagcggaatcgggagcctgtttcacctacataattgccctctttgcaaagtacacaatagaaaatgtaaataacattaatagaatcacaagagagggaagggggtctaagaCTATGCCCCATATGCCAaatattaccccaggcaccgtggtcaagattcccaatgttgactttagtcttagacccccttccctctcttgtgattctattaatgttatttacattttctattgtgtactttgcaaagagggcaattatgtaggtgaaacaggctcccgattccgcttacgttttaataatcacaaaaaatctattcgtgataattttgcaggattcccagtgtccgaacatttcaatcttcatggtcattctctaaaaaacctaaaatgtattttaattgcctcgaacttcaaatcaactactgaacgtaaacgtaaagaaatcgattggatctttcgtattaagtctcacatcaccggcctcaacaaagacttgggaccccttaacaactaccagttctacaagcatatgtaatccgttctttgctccttaatccgcttcctgtaaagtcatggtttatttggttttaattccatcattgcaacttacacttatctagcgtcatactttcattgtgtcacattttgtacttctcattcgactgccaagtattgctgacgaaggtcccagggggaccgaaaattccaatatattttct carries:
- the LOC139960880 gene encoding uncharacterized protein, with amino-acid sequence MALFTNLKSVLTVLWSIQVIVVLGESEPETEPPPIPTLWTRYCPRDYECSSLCGPLTSVKCSCHPACELFQDCCYNTIEKSHRCSNDTDTEIFLSEVLPEMRDYFQCATDVISQKKYWMVSKCPDTWTGPNECDITGDDIDITVGRLEDNLSGIPVLSRKGLTYRNFYCALCHGEDLSDLSPWSFEAQDCEDSDIFETATNLTVKDQIFLLRGHCQSLSFLPPSDHPFYVLSVIPCFKVTDDVIDTCDDNTTSEDIRHKCSTIAAPILIGRYFKNTFCVECSSRKYIFSEYCTDVIYHREDIPPVFVAPCPIHIETGESICPTPEPPPPPLVPISITFNFGGNSGGISISKNNERIQEISVTCNVGQVFDPLEAKCKLLKCPSGYVLRSSRCVQLPNITINSSEECNHYSIHMKADNVNFINNSCLENMETTFNCLPADLVLLLQANMEHYNTSCRMTSQVQVVLEVVTTSLEIIGSLLAKAGSISLQNSDACKSLNIVELLAYCPSKVEDPTLHCDSEWYSEPQWSTSGNITAGIIFQNSSETTDVSQIKIRHLFQFSSTHGNISSEDILVQRCVFNSSEVSSCPMITLDSNDFLPLENESSVLVYAANISIQFTPDMYTIQQNGDIQVCNFLEASGTVVTYRFLPQYSQTQSILSTVGISLSVIALLLTLISYSVFPTLRTRLANIIIMNLCGCLVVAQLLLIFAGISTLHRTLCSVISGLGHFFWLTAFSSSSILGFLMNQTFSLRNQTLRGVKPSRKSICLFILLCFVLPSIISGTLLILYSVDEDGIYGIGYGSKSGCWIGGPKINLYAFGIPVAVSVVINMILFIHITVSICIQKRSSRRIRKTKEESHLRELVIYSKIFIILGLTWVTGFVAALFDEPWLWYLFIIFTSLQGLFIFLAFTVKSEIWGMWRNRLGMSSDSYISSSQGVYYQPGKGRQTSGLTATSTV